CTATCAGGCGATCCGCAAGCGGTCTCCCCGCACCTTCGTCGACGCCTGCTCCGGGGCGGGGACGCTCGGTCTTGCGGGAGGCGTCCTCGGCGTCCCCGCCGTGATCTGCAACGACGCATGGTATGCCGCCGCTTTCTGGACGGCGTGCAATATCGGCGTGAACCGTGAAGCGCTCGGGGTAGAGGGCGTGCAGATCCTGCATTCGATCGCGGATCTCGCAGAGCGGCCGGTCGCGACCGAACCGGTGCTGGTTGCCGTCGCAGAGGGAGCGCGGGATATCCGGGTGTATCACGGCGATCTCCGCCTGCTCCCCCCCCTGCTGCCGGATACCGTCGATCTCACCGCAATCGACCTCTTTGAGAAGGATGACCGCGAGAAGCTAAAGGAGATCACCCAGTTCTGGATCGCTGCCGTAGGCGGAGATGTTTTTATCCCATAGACACCATCATATACGGGGACTAGCCCGGGTGGCTCGGCGTCACCTGTAACCCGAAACCGCCGTTATGCGGGAGGCGAAGTCTGAGGAAGGCTGTGGCGGCCTGCCGGAGCCGGTGCGTCCTGACGGAGAAACCTCGTCCTGTGAGGTCGGCGGACAGGCATCAATACTCCGGAGGGAGTGGCGACCTGTTGCCGCGGGAACCGGTCCAGGCCCGGAAGGGAGCAGACTTACCGTGGACGTTCGGCGCCCACAGGGTTGCGGGGCGGAGGAAGGAGGCCCCGGTGAACGCAGGTACGAGCTGTCGACCGAGGACGTGTCCCCAACGGCGATTTCTATGGCAAAGGTTACGATTATCGGAGCGACAGGCAATGTCGGCTCGTTTGCAGCACATACCATTTCTGAGATACCCCACGTTACCGATATGCTGCTGATGGGCAGACCCGGACGTGAAGAGTTTCTGGAAGGATGCTGCCGCGATATGGCCGACTCGTTTGCTGCGCGGGGCACGCAGATGCGGCTCGCTCACAGCACGCGGGTCGCCGATGTAGAAGGGTCGGATGTTATCATCTGCACGTCCGGCATGCCGCGCCAGGTCGGGCAGGACAGAAACGATCTGGCTTTCGAGAATGCCAAGATGGTGGCCGAAACCGCCGAGATCGTCGGCGAACGGGCGCCGGACGCTCTCCTGTTCATGGTCACGAACCCCGTCGACGTCATGACGGCGGTCGCCCTCAAATATTCGGGGCTCGAACCCCGGCAGGTCTTCGGGCTCGGCACGCACCTCGACTCGATGCGCCTTAAAGCACTCATCGCCGAGTATTTCAAAGTGCATGTCAGCGAAGTCCACACGCGTATCATCGGTGAGCACGGCGAGAGCATGGTACCGCTCTGGTCGGCGACGACGATAGGCGGCATCCAGATCTGTAATCTGCCGACGTTCTCGGGACTTCCTCACCGCGAGATGATGGATACGGTACGCTCGAGCGGCCAGTTTATCATCAAGAACAAAGGTGCTACGGTCTACGGACCCGGCGAAGCGATCGCAACCCTGGTTCGGACGATCCTCGGTGACGAAAACCGCATCCTGACGGTATCGAGTTACATCAGGAGCGAGGTCAACGGTATCGGCGACGTCTGCATCGGTGTGCCCGCGAGGATCAACAGAAAAGGCGTATTTCCCGTTCCGATAAAACTTGCGGACCGCGAAGTAACCGGTTTCGCCGCGTCTGTCGAGAAGATCCGCACAATCACGGCAGACGTCACGGAAAAGCTGGAGCAGTGCCGGTAAGCGGCGGAATGCTCCCTCTAAAAAAATGTGAAGATCCGGGTCGGCTCACATCAGGGTGAGTTCGACGATCTCGGCACTGCCGACACCGTCAAGTTCCCGGAGCGATTTTTCGACTTCGTCGGGCGCCCCTTCCTTATCGGGAACGACGACAACCGTCTTTAACGCGACAAGGCCGAAACCGATAGGTTCCTCTACGAGATCCTTTACCGGCACGGCAGCGGTGATCGCCGCCTTGAGCGCTTCGCGGTCAACCTCGGGCGACTCGGGCATGATCTTTAAGATGATGGCGACGTCTCCCATCGTTATGGCCCCTGGAACCCGCACTTCTGGCATTCGTATGAGACGCTCTGTTCTCTGCAGCGGTAGCACCTGCTGATTGCAGCCGAACACTCCGGGCACTTGAACTGCGTGGCACCGGTCTCTGCGAGGGTTCCGTTACAGGATGTGCATCGATCTGTTGCTATCATTATTACTTCCTCAAGCGGTATCCTATCATATCTTCCCCGAACCAATTAAAATCTCGTGTCAATAACGGTTCCATGAGGTGTCACTCCTTCAAGAACCTGCGTTACTCGTTCGTCGAATCTCCCGTTTATCACCGTCGTCCGGACATTATGTTCGAGGACGAACGGGATCAGGGCGGGATCGACCTCCTCGCAGGGGCAGGGCTGATCGACCCGGGGAAGGAGCGTCCGGTGGTAGTAGATACCGTCCACCGACTTGAGGAGGACGAGCTCGGTACCGAGATTTGCGGCAACCCATGCCGCTATCGTATCGGAGGTGATGTCCCAGGAATGCGGCAACGGATCGGACTTCCGGAGGGCACAGTACGGGAGCAGCACCGTCGTCTCCAGAGGAACCGCGAGTTCGGCCGTCGCGGGCACGCTATGCGACACGATATACCAGCCGTACTGCTCCATTGCGGCGATCGCCATCCAGTGAGCCGCCGTATCCGAGAGGTTAAGCCTGCGGACACGATCCGCGAATCGGCCGCCGCCCGGCACGATCAGCACGGGCCGCCCCGACGAGCGGATCGTATCGATGACGGCGTCGGTCCGGTCGAAAAGGCTCCCGCCGAGCTTGACAACGATAGGGGTGGTCAGCGAGGACATATCGCCAGCTTATAAAACGGGCAGCCTCATAACCTCTCCGCATGAAGCGGGTTGCCCTCGTCCTGCTCCTCTGCTGTATCGTCGCCACCGCAGGAGGCGTCCGGATAGTCGAGTTCTGCCCCGACCCCTACCAGTCGGGCGACCCGGATGAGTACCTGGTGCTCGAAGGGAGCGGCACGCTCGACGGCATTGTGATCTCCGACGGGGAGGGGGGGTTCCGGTTCCCGCCCGGGGCACGGATCGACGGCAGGCTGACCGTCGCCCGGAGCGCTGCTGCATACGCTAAAAGCCACAGTACTCTCCCCGACTACGAGCTCTTCGACTACTCACCGGCCGTTCCGGACGTCCTGAGGAGTGACGACCTCCGGATGGCGAACAGCGCTGACGAGCTCTTTGTCTACCACGAAAGCACGCTCCTCCAGACCGTTGCCTGGCCAGCTGACGTCCATCCCCGCGAAGGGCAGATACACTACTTCGAGAACGGAGTCTGGGATCCGCGGCCGCTTCTCATCGGCCAGTCACGGTTCAGTCCCGCGACCTTCGAGAACGTCCAGGTCACGGCGTTCGTCGCGCCGGACTCTGCCCGCAGCGTCTTTACGGATGCCGTCGCCGCCGCCGAGTCGGAGATCCTGGTCAACGTCTACGAGTTCACCGATGCGGGGCTCGCCGAGAGCCTCGTCAATGCCCGGGCGCGCGGGGTGAACGTCATTGTCCTCATCGAAGGAGGACCTGTCGGCGGAATACCAGCAGAAGGCCGCATCGTCGCCGGGATCCTCAACAAGGGCGGTGTCCCTGTCCTCCAGATGACCACCACCGATGCCGCGCACGCGAAGTATCGGTACAATCACGCGAAGTACATGGTCATCGATGGGAGGAGCGTCGTCATCGGGAGCGAAAACTACGGATGGAGCGGGTTTCCGGCGGCAGGAACGAAAGGCAACCGTGGATGGGGCGTCTGTCTCGACAATGCCGCGCTCGCCGGATACTTCCGGACGGTCTTTCTCTGCGACAGCAGCGGCGGCGATATCATCCCGCTTGAGGGCAGACACGGAGAGGGAGAGCCCGGGGGAGCGGTTCCGTATACCCCCGAGTTCGCTCCGTTCCGGACGGACGGGGCGCGGGTGACGCCGGTACTCTCCCCGGATACGAGCTTTTTGATCACCGCGATGCTGGAGGGTGCCGAACGGACAATCGCCATCGAGCAGGCGTACATCACGAACGAGACGCGTTACGAACTCAATCCCTTCCTCGCGGCGGCGATCAACGCCTCGCGGCGGGGAGTCGAGGTGCGGGTGATCCTCGATGCGGCCTGGTTCAATACGGAGGGCGACGCCGACAACGACGAGATGGTCGCGATAATCAACCGGATAGCGGCCGCTGAAGGGCTGCCGCTCGAGGCGCGCCTCGCCGATCTCCACGGGAGCAACCTTGAGAAGATCCACACCAAAGGTGTCGTCGTCGACGGCCGCCGTGTGCTCGTTTCCAGCATCAACTGGAACCAAAACTCTCCGAACTTCAACCGGGAGGCAGGGGTGATCATCGAGGATACGGCCGTTGCCGCGTACTTCCTGGAGGTCATGCGGGACGACTGGTACGGATCGTCACCGGAGAAAAAAGGGGGCGGGGAAGATATCGATTATGCAAAAGCCGGTGGTGCCGCCATTATCATCGTCGCAATCCTGGCTCTCTACCGGCACCGTCACCGGGGGTGAACGGCAGACCGGCAGACATCACAGATGGTGATCGTCCCGGTTCCGGAAGCTACGGCGGTCACCCACTTCTCGATGATCTCGTCGAGATCTCCGGAGAGGCCGGCATCGGTGTATCTGCGCTTCCTGCTCATATATTGCGATATTGCCGCCCTGCTGATCCCGAGGCGTTTTGAGACTTCACTCTGGCTGATACCCCGCTCGTTGACGAGGCGGTAGACCATCTCGGCCCGCATCCGCGGCAGCAGCCTCCGGGCGAGGCTGTCGCAGCGCATAATATCACAGGACTGCTCACTCATGCCGTCTGCACCATCCGCGACTGTTTATACTCGTAGAGGATCTGGCGCGCATCCCGGAAGTTGAACTTCTCGATGATCATCCCGTTATCCTTCAGTTTCTTCAGTGCATAGCGGACAGTCCGGGGAGCCAGGTTGCTCAGCCTGACCAGTTCCTTGTGGGTCAGGGCACCTCCATCCTCAAGCAGGACGAGAATCTTCTGTGATGAGGGCGGAAGGTTCACTTCATCCATAGGTAGTAGTTAACAGCGTTAACTTATCAAACTGCCGATACTATATCTCCGTGCTGCCATACGCTATCGTATGCTTGAGCGACAGGAGCGGACGGCGTTGATTCTGCTTGTCCTGGTGGTCACGATCGTGCTGGCGGCGCACCTGCTCCTCGACACCGTTGCAAAGCCCCTGGTCGCAGCACCTTACTCGGAAACGGTGGAGGACGGCACGCTGGTCATGCTCGAAGGTTCGGTCGATGCCGTGAGCGTTACCCGGACGGGCGGCCACCTCCTCCTTTCTGTAGCGGGCGTGCCGGTCTTCGTTCCAGCGGGCTCTGCGACCGGGCTCGACCTCCACGAGGGCGATCCGGTCTTTATCTACGGAACCGTGCAGACGTACCGCGGCGAGAAAGAGGTCGTCGTGAACTCGCCAGGCGACATCCGTATCCTCCGGTGAGTCACTTCTGATCGGAGTAGAAGATATCGGCTCCGCTGCCCGCCCGGAACCGCGGCCTTGCAGACGACGCTCTCTTCGTCTCCTGCTCGATCCGCTGCGGCTCGTTCACCTCTTCCGGCGGAGGGGCGGGTCTCTTCTGCCCGAACCTGCGCCCCTCAACGCCGCTGCCCCCGGCGAGATCGCTATCGATTATCTTTTCACGCGGCATACAGGGTCATCGTCGGCTCGAGTATAAATGCATGCGCAAACGCTCTTCCGGGAATTTCCGCCCCGCAGATAGAAACGGAAACATGATAGGAAGCAGCACCGAAACTGATGAATCGGGTGAACGGCGAATGGATATGACCTTCGGGAGCGGGGAGAGCGACGAGCGGATATTTCTTATTCTTGCGGCGGCAGAGCGGCTGAAACAGAAGAATGCGGATATCATCCGGGAGGTCACCGGGCAGGGGTACATGGTCATCGTCATCACCACCAACCAGCCGTCGGCCATCCTCCGCCGGACGTACATGCAGAACGGGATCGATCTTACGAAGATCTACTGCATCGACGCCATCACGAAGTACGCACTCGGGTCGGTGCCGGAAGGTGTCGAGCAGACCACCTTTATCAGCAACCCTGCAAACCTCACCGATATGGGCATCGCGGTAACTGAGGTGCTCCACGCCCGCCGGGACGAGAAGACCTGTATCCTCTTCGACTCGATAAGCACGATGCTCATTTACCTCCCTTCGGTGAACATCTCCAAGTTTATCCACTTCGTCACGAACAAGCTCCGCCTGCTGGACGTTTCCGGTATCTTTCTCGCCGTCGAGGAGGGGCTCGACCCTATGATGCTCTCCCAGCTCACCACGTTCGTGGACAGAGTTATCCGGTGACAAAAAATCCGGTGCGGGGCTGCATATTCCAGCGCAGATACACCGGATACACCCGCTATCTACGTTTTTTTGGATTTGGGAACGCATTTATACGAGGGCATGCAACTGCATGATGTGAGGACAGAGATGGACAGATTACCGGATCCGCACCGGATCCTCGAGGCTATCCAGAGCCCCCTGCTTCTCCTCGACGCGGACGGGACGATATGCTATGCGAACAGGGCGTTCCGGTCGGGAATCGCCGCAGGTCCGGTCGAGGGCCGATCCGTCTTCACCGTCGCAGCCGATCTCCCTGCAGAGGAGGCTCTCCGCGACCTCCTCACGAGAGCGGAAGGGGCAGGGAATCCCGAACATACATTTCCAGCGGCGGACGGCCGGATGATCCGGGCAACCTGCAGCCTGCTCGAAGGGGACGGGGGAAAACGGCTCCTGATGCTGCAGAAGGACAAAACGATGGAATCCTGCCGGAACCAGCAGCTCCGGATCATCAACCGGATCATCGCGACCGCCACGTCGTCGATGACGCTTGACGAGATCCTGGTCTCGAGCCTTGAGGAGATCTTAACGATGCTCGACTTCGACGCAGGAGCCGTCTACCTGATCAACCCCGGGACCGGGATGGCGGATCTCCACGCTGTCGCCGGGATCAAGAACCTCTACTTCCCGCAGGTCAGGGTGCTCGATCCCGCCGTACCGCTGATCCACGACGTCATCGCGGGCGGAACGGCACGGTACTGCGAACAGTACCTGGACGTCGACCACGAGGCGGGTGAGAGCGGCATCTTCTCGCTTGCCAAAATACCGATAACCTTCTCCGAAGAGGTGCTCGGCGTCATCTGCATCGCGAGCAGCAACCGGCATCGCTTCTCGGACTCCGAGAAAGAGACGCTTGAAGCGGTCGGCAAGAAGATGGGCGGTGCGGTGAGAAGGGGACTTCTCCAGAGCAGGGTCGAAGAGAAACACTGCGCGCTCGTCGGATACATCACCGAAGCGACGAACCGGGTGATCGTCCCGGCCGAGATCCTCAGGGAGAACCTCGCCGGGATCCTCGCCGATCTCGACGGGAGAGAGGATATCCCCGAAGACCTGCCGGTGCACCTCTCCGTCCAGGTTAAAACCGCCGGGCAGATCCTCGCCAACCTGCGCGAACTCAACAGGGCAATCGTCACAGAGGATACCGAGATCCCAGACGCGTTCAGGGAGTTTCTCCAGCGCCAGGGGCGGCCTGAGTAAGCCGGTCGCAGGGGATCGAAACCAGTTCCTCGTCTTCCTCCCGCCACCGGGGATCGACGATGCAGAGGAAAACCAGATCGGACGAGCTCGTGCTCTCGATCCACTGCACCGCGCCGGGTGGGATATAGACCGCCTGTCCCGGCCGGACAGGAGCGCTCTTTGTATCGATGTGCATGACACCCTCTCCCTCAAGAATGCAGTAGACCTCTGAGGCGGCAGACAGGCGGTGCGGGAGGGTCGCCTCCCCGGCAGGCACCACGGCGTGGGCGATACTGTATCCCATGGCAAGCTCTGCCGTTTCCCGGTCAGGGTGCAACAGTTCGCAGAGGAGAGAGTTGTCCATGACCCTCGCGTGTGGCGCGTCTCGGATATCGCGAATAAGCATATACCAGATCTGCTGCAGAGACCAAAAATAACCCGCTCCCGAAGAGCGGTGGCAAGGCGCGGAAACGGACGCGACCACAAACAGGAGGACAGCATCCCGCGAAGACCACCCCATCGCACCGGTACCGGCGGATACACGGAGAGAGGTTCTCTCCATCACCATCATCCTGCTCGGATGCACCATTTTCAGTGCAACGATCTGAGCCGGTGGATCACAGGCGGTGCATTCCGCTTCTGAACCGACCTCATCTTCGGGCATATCGGCTACAGGAGCGGTCTTTCGACCGGGCTGTCAGGCACCGGTCACATGAACCGTTCGAACCGTTCCCGGGGCACGCGGCAGATCGGGCAGATCTCCGGAGGGGCGTTCCGGGCGCAGAGGTAGCCGCAGACCCGGCACCGCCAGACCGGGTAGGCGAGAGCAGGTGCGACCGCTGAAGATGCCTCCCGCTCTTCGCGTATCTTCTTCCGCTCGGTACGGGGCGGCCGCCGTTCGGGGACCGGTTCGGGTTTCTGCTCGCCGGCTCTGATATCGGCCGAGACATAGAGGGCGCAGTAGCAGGTACCGTAGTCGTGGAGGTCGGGGTCGCGGTAGTCGCAGGGGCAGATGATATCGAGGTCGTCTTCCCGCCTGCCTGCGGCGAGCCGGCACGGACAGGCGATGTAACCGTAGCGGTTCCGATTGACGAGCAGACCCCGCACGAGCTCGCGGGTGAACGCCCGATCAGGATTCAGATGGTAGCCGCCCGCCTCCGCTTCGGTGTCGAGTTCCCCATGGAAGTGCTCGACCTCCGCGTCGGTCACGTCATCCGGCATGAAGAGCCCCCCGGATCTCGTCCTCGCGGAACCCCACGATCACTGTCTCGTCGTTGATGACGAGGGTCGGGAACGAACCACGCGGATTCCACCGCTCCACCTCCGAAAGTGCAGAATCAATCTCATCCGGGTTGACCTTATCGACATACAGGTAGGAGAATTCTACGCCGAGGTCGGTGAGGAGCTGCTTGGTCTTTGCGCACCATCCGCAGGTGCTGAGCGCGTAGAGCATGACCTTCCCGTGGTCTTCTCCGGACACGTGAACGACGTCCATGGCAGACCACCGTATCCGGAAGTGCATTAAGCTTTCTCCCCGGCAGGGCGGACCGGCCTTCACTCCCGGCCGTCATTAGCACCGCGGTGTGGCATGGGAACTGTCGGCCGGCCGGAAGGTCAGGACGAACTCCGACATATCCTCACCCTCCCGGCACGCAAGGCTCGCGCCACAGAGCGTAAATCCCCGCCTGAAGAGGCGGATCGCACCCTCCGTCTCCGGGGCGGGGAGCCGGCATCCGGCGTAGGCGATACCGAGCCGGACACCGGTATCGTCAGGCCAGGTCGCAACCCGGATATCCCTGACGCCTCCCGAGGCAAGGTGCTCGAGCAGAGCGGCGACGGTGTCAAAGAACCGCTCCGGCTCCACCAGGACGGGGGGAAGGGGCTCATACAGGGCGAGTTCGAGCCGGACATCCTCGAAGAGCGGGAGATAAGCGAGCCTTGATACCAGCGCCTCCCGGTATGCCGCTTCGTCGTCGGCGGCTTCGATGAAAGCCTCATCCGGAACCGGCGGACGGCAGAGGTGCACAACCAGCTCCTCGAGCAGTGGATTGAGAGCGACCCGGCCGGGGCTCTCGTCCGTCCCGTACCCGAAGACCGTATTCATAAAATCAGAAAGGAGGCGCTCGGTCCTCCGGAGGAGTGAAGCGTCGACGATATGGTCGAGCCGGTCCTGGGCGAAGAGACCTCCTATCCGCTGGGTGATCTGCACCGCCTTGAGCACGAGCTGAAGTTCTATCTTGCTGCCTTCGGCAAACTCCGTGACGAACTCGTTGAAGTCGGTCAGGAACTCGTCGATCCGGTCGGCCTCGATGAGATTCTGGTACTTCTGCGCCTCTTCCTCCTCCCCGAGCTCTTCGAGGGTGTAGGCGAGCAGGTAGAGCCTGCCCGCGATGACGGAGAAGAGTCTGCCCGCTTCGCCGAGGAGGTCGATCGCGTGCTCCCGGGAGGCACGGAGGCGACCCGGAGTGAAGGCTCCGATATCCGCCATACCGGCCGCTTCCCGCCGCAGGTTCTCGCAGAGCCGGATAACTGTTGCCGGTGCGACCGCCCTGCCGTGGCCTGAACAGCAGAGGGTGACCGCCCTGTTCTCAAGGAGCCAGCAGAGGCGCTCTATCGAGGCGGCGAGCCCGGCAGGGTCCCACCCGGCACAACCCGCTATCCCGGGCCCGGTCGAGAAGAGGAGGTCGCTCGTAAAGAGGAACTCACCGATACCGATACAGATGCTGTCGGGCGTGTGCCCGGGGGTGTGATAGACCTCGAGCAGTTCGCCGCTTTCGAGCGTGAGGGTCTGCCGGTCGAGGGAGATCCCGCCGCCGATCGGAACCGTCTCCGTCGAAAGCGAGATCCCGGGAGCGATCGTCCGTCTGCCCCCGACCGTCCGGTCGCTGGCGGCGAGCAGGTGGATCTCAACGGCACGCGGGAGGATCTCCCAGTGAAACATCTCCGCAAGAGTTCTGACCGTATCGCCGCGTTCGAGCGCCAGAGCACCCTCTTCGTGAGCGGCAACCAGCAGGGGAGCGATCGAGCAGAGCTCCGTATCCCGGATGAGAGCCAGGCAGTGGTCAAGGTGGCAGTGCGTCAGCAGGAGGATTACCGGACGCGGCCGTGCCGCCACCTCCACCCGCACCGTCGCGACGATCTCCGCCATCTGCACAGGGTCGGCACCGGTGTCTACCAGCAGGATCTCGGAAGCAGTCCGGATGATATAGGCATTCGAACAGCAGACATCGGGTTTCCGTGTCAGGGGATAGATCTCGGCGCCGAGGCTCCCCGGGATCGGCTGCCACCGCTGGTTTTCAAGCACTTCTTCTCCTCTCCATGCCCTGCCGAAGAACAGATCGTAACTAGACTGTTCGGCGTGGCTTCTTAAAAAGTATGACGAAACGCGTAAGAGAGGTACAAAACGAGCGAGGGAACGGATATCAATACTGCGGTGCCCGGGAGCGGAAAAGAGATCCGGGGCAGCCGGCCGGTCGGTGGCGGGCAGACAGTCGGATTTATATCCGGGCAGGCGAAACGCGGCGGCGTTGCATGGAGTGAAAATATGAAAACATACGGCATCGCATCACTAGTCGCTCTCCTCATCCTCTGTTCCGGGGCATGCGGCATCGCCACGGCGCAGACGCTCTCCGTCGAAGATCTCGGAACCGTCACCGCAGGAGAGACGGTCGTCATCAACGGGACGACGAATCTCGCACCGGGAAATCAGCTGCTCGTCACGGTAACACCGACGGCGTTCCTCCCGCTGGAACGGAACCAGACGACCGAACCGACCGGCGTCTCCGGCACGGTGACGGTGGAGCCGGGCGACCCCCGCAACACCTGGTCGTTTACCGTAAACACCGGAGAACTTGAGCCGGGCAACTATCTCGTGACGGTCGAGTGGATCGAAGGCGACGCCACCGCCACGACGACACTGACGGTGGCGGCGGCCACGCCATCGCCGACGACCGTGGCGACCACTGCACCGACAACGGCCCCCACGACAACCACACCATCCCCGACGCCCACACAGGCCGCCCCGGTCGTACCGGTGCTCCCCGTCCTGGTGGCCTCTCTTGCGGCGGCACTTCTGCTGCGCCGGTAGGAGACGCTCTCCCCGTTACCGGCGGTCGACGACCCGTTTCGGCCTTCCGACCACCCGGTGCAGCTCGAGCCCGCCGGGCGGTGTGAAGTGGAAGGGGATTGTC
This sequence is a window from Methanoculleus taiwanensis. Protein-coding genes within it:
- a CDS encoding phospholipase D-like domain-containing protein, whose protein sequence is MKRVALVLLLCCIVATAGGVRIVEFCPDPYQSGDPDEYLVLEGSGTLDGIVISDGEGGFRFPPGARIDGRLTVARSAAAYAKSHSTLPDYELFDYSPAVPDVLRSDDLRMANSADELFVYHESTLLQTVAWPADVHPREGQIHYFENGVWDPRPLLIGQSRFSPATFENVQVTAFVAPDSARSVFTDAVAAAESEILVNVYEFTDAGLAESLVNARARGVNVIVLIEGGPVGGIPAEGRIVAGILNKGGVPVLQMTTTDAAHAKYRYNHAKYMVIDGRSVVIGSENYGWSGFPAAGTKGNRGWGVCLDNAALAGYFRTVFLCDSSGGDIIPLEGRHGEGEPGGAVPYTPEFAPFRTDGARVTPVLSPDTSFLITAMLEGAERTIAIEQAYITNETRYELNPFLAAAINASRRGVEVRVILDAAWFNTEGDADNDEMVAIINRIAAAEGLPLEARLADLHGSNLEKIHTKGVVVDGRRVLVSSINWNQNSPNFNREAGVIIEDTAVAAYFLEVMRDDWYGSSPEKKGGGEDIDYAKAGGAAIIIVAILALYRHRHRG
- a CDS encoding GAF domain-containing protein, with amino-acid sequence MDRLPDPHRILEAIQSPLLLLDADGTICYANRAFRSGIAAGPVEGRSVFTVAADLPAEEALRDLLTRAEGAGNPEHTFPAADGRMIRATCSLLEGDGGKRLLMLQKDKTMESCRNQQLRIINRIIATATSSMTLDEILVSSLEEILTMLDFDAGAVYLINPGTGMADLHAVAGIKNLYFPQVRVLDPAVPLIHDVIAGGTARYCEQYLDVDHEAGESGIFSLAKIPITFSEEVLGVICIASSNRHRFSDSEKETLEAVGKKMGGAVRRGLLQSRVEEKHCALVGYITEATNRVIVPAEILRENLAGILADLDGREDIPEDLPVHLSVQVKTAGQILANLRELNRAIVTEDTEIPDAFREFLQRQGRPE
- a CDS encoding elongation factor 1-beta, giving the protein MGDVAIILKIMPESPEVDREALKAAITAAVPVKDLVEEPIGFGLVALKTVVVVPDKEGAPDEVEKSLRELDGVGSAEIVELTLM
- a CDS encoding cupin domain-containing protein, encoding MDNSLLCELLHPDRETAELAMGYSIAHAVVPAGEATLPHRLSAASEVYCILEGEGVMHIDTKSAPVRPGQAVYIPPGAVQWIESTSSSDLVFLCIVDPRWREEDEELVSIPCDRLTQAAPGAGETP
- a CDS encoding MBL fold metallo-hydrolase, which encodes MLENQRWQPIPGSLGAEIYPLTRKPDVCCSNAYIIRTASEILLVDTGADPVQMAEIVATVRVEVAARPRPVILLLTHCHLDHCLALIRDTELCSIAPLLVAAHEEGALALERGDTVRTLAEMFHWEILPRAVEIHLLAASDRTVGGRRTIAPGISLSTETVPIGGGISLDRQTLTLESGELLEVYHTPGHTPDSICIGIGEFLFTSDLLFSTGPGIAGCAGWDPAGLAASIERLCWLLENRAVTLCCSGHGRAVAPATVIRLCENLRREAAGMADIGAFTPGRLRASREHAIDLLGEAGRLFSVIAGRLYLLAYTLEELGEEEEAQKYQNLIEADRIDEFLTDFNEFVTEFAEGSKIELQLVLKAVQITQRIGGLFAQDRLDHIVDASLLRRTERLLSDFMNTVFGYGTDESPGRVALNPLLEELVVHLCRPPVPDEAFIEAADDEAAYREALVSRLAYLPLFEDVRLELALYEPLPPVLVEPERFFDTVAALLEHLASGGVRDIRVATWPDDTGVRLGIAYAGCRLPAPETEGAIRLFRRGFTLCGASLACREGEDMSEFVLTFRPADSSHATPRC
- a CDS encoding malate dehydrogenase yields the protein MAKVTIIGATGNVGSFAAHTISEIPHVTDMLLMGRPGREEFLEGCCRDMADSFAARGTQMRLAHSTRVADVEGSDVIICTSGMPRQVGQDRNDLAFENAKMVAETAEIVGERAPDALLFMVTNPVDVMTAVALKYSGLEPRQVFGLGTHLDSMRLKALIAEYFKVHVSEVHTRIIGEHGESMVPLWSATTIGGIQICNLPTFSGLPHREMMDTVRSSGQFIIKNKGATVYGPGEAIATLVRTILGDENRILTVSSYIRSEVNGIGDVCIGVPARINRKGVFPVPIKLADREVTGFAASVEKIRTITADVTEKLEQCR
- a CDS encoding ferredoxin-thioredoxin reductase catalytic domain-containing protein is translated as MPDDVTDAEVEHFHGELDTEAEAGGYHLNPDRAFTRELVRGLLVNRNRYGYIACPCRLAAGRREDDLDIICPCDYRDPDLHDYGTCYCALYVSADIRAGEQKPEPVPERRPPRTERKKIREEREASSAVAPALAYPVWRCRVCGYLCARNAPPEICPICRVPRERFERFM
- a CDS encoding glutaredoxin family protein — its product is MDVVHVSGEDHGKVMLYALSTCGWCAKTKQLLTDLGVEFSYLYVDKVNPDEIDSALSEVERWNPRGSFPTLVINDETVIVGFREDEIRGALHAG
- a CDS encoding transcriptional regulator, producing MSEQSCDIMRCDSLARRLLPRMRAEMVYRLVNERGISQSEVSKRLGISRAAISQYMSRKRRYTDAGLSGDLDEIIEKWVTAVASGTGTITICDVCRSAVHPR
- a CDS encoding amino acid kinase family protein, whose translation is MSSLTTPIVVKLGGSLFDRTDAVIDTIRSSGRPVLIVPGGGRFADRVRRLNLSDTAAHWMAIAAMEQYGWYIVSHSVPATAELAVPLETTVLLPYCALRKSDPLPHSWDITSDTIAAWVAANLGTELVLLKSVDGIYYHRTLLPRVDQPCPCEEVDPALIPFVLEHNVRTTVINGRFDERVTQVLEGVTPHGTVIDTRF
- a CDS encoding zinc finger domain-containing protein; amino-acid sequence: MIATDRCTSCNGTLAETGATQFKCPECSAAISRCYRCREQSVSYECQKCGFQGP
- a CDS encoding DUF7504 family protein, producing the protein MDMTFGSGESDERIFLILAAAERLKQKNADIIREVTGQGYMVIVITTNQPSAILRRTYMQNGIDLTKIYCIDAITKYALGSVPEGVEQTTFISNPANLTDMGIAVTEVLHARRDEKTCILFDSISTMLIYLPSVNISKFIHFVTNKLRLLDVSGIFLAVEEGLDPMMLSQLTTFVDRVIR
- a CDS encoding winged helix-turn-helix domain-containing protein, whose amino-acid sequence is MDEVNLPPSSQKILVLLEDGGALTHKELVRLSNLAPRTVRYALKKLKDNGMIIEKFNFRDARQILYEYKQSRMVQTA